aatcaaatgttCTCTATATTTCCTATCTTCAGGGAACATAGgactaactttaaattaaatggctttaaaactttaaaaattagtaagtcAATCAAATTGAACAACTCACCTCAATAATATGTCACATACTTTATTcatttacaacaatttattaattacttaatgcCTTAATAAGGCATaggcaaattatttaaaacatgttggGTTTACTACGACAGAGTCCAGAACATTGGTGGGAGTAAACAACACTATCAGCAGTTCATTCAGTTTGTGCCCCACAAACCTTTCTTGAACTGAACACGCTTTAGGTTGCCTGAAGGAAATATgcctaaaaattataaagaatgtgATGAATTCAACTACAATGAAGATAGTTTTACCTAATCAAATTGTCCTAAAAGCTTCTTATACAGAATGTAAAGAAAGGAAGTCCATTGGatcttttaaatacttattataaacaaaagaatcGACCCCATGCGGTTGGAATATTATAGAACAAAGCTACCACGTAATTAATTATATGGAAagaaaaattgtgatttttgtaATATTGCAGTCTCCACATTCGTTTCGAAATTCATAGTACTGAGGAATCAGGAAAAGAAAATAGACCATACATGCGGTcacaaaacacatttattatgtTGATGACGATTTGGAGAGAGGAGAACAAGTGCACAGTTCATTTTTACCTTTCAACGCTCTATGACTGCGTGCACATGCGACACTGTTGCATCACTTATTGACTAGTGGCgttgtatatgttaaaaaattgataATGTAATGACTGTACTTATGTTTAACTAAGatagcattaatttttaaaatattattttataaataatgcttgcaatacaattttgtCAGTTGCTTACAGCATAAAAAGGCAACCATTAGACATATACATATGCAGTTGTAATGTATATTAATGTTTGCAACCAATGCCTTGTCGAATGGAATTATGCCTAAACGATGTACTATATTCTTTTACCATTCAAGAACCTTATTCTGAAAGCTAGGCAGTGTTATTAATTCTGCTCTTTTAACCATATCTGCTTTTTTTGCCGTTAGCTCTGTTTGTGAGATATTTAAACTGCGTGCAATTGCGGAAATAGATTTTCATGGGAACTGTCCCAATCCTATTTAATTGTATTCACTGCAATCAAGACCATGTAACTGTTCTAAACAATGCTCTAAATGCAGTAAAAAAATCCGCTGTAGAATGTTCGAACTGCACGAGGACTGTTTTTAAAACTGAGATGCGTTTTATAGGGCCATTCTGTTTGGgcttttgtaaattcttaatatCTATAATATGCCGTGGACGTCTGTTTAAAGACAATCTTATTTGTTGGATTACATATACTGTTGTAAAACAGCACTTTTTCAAAGAACAACACAGTTAACCGTAAATGCAATATTACAACTCAAACTTAAACTGTTTGGCATATAAGGGTTTTCAAGAAAACACAATTAGGCGATAAACTAAACTAGACAGATTGTTCTTTATATAGcacttcttatttattttgacacGATATTGTCTGGTATTATATACGATAGTTTCTTTACATTCTATggataattattattacatttacctCTTTATGGTTTTAGAATATCTAGGAACACTTTGGTCCTTCATTTACGAAATATTGGGTATACCAATCCCATGGTCCGCATGCACTGCGAGCATAGGCTTCATGCATATTTTCAGGAATCCGTATGTTCTTTTCCTATTTCCTGTTCCTttcctaataattatttttcattcttctttttttgatTCGTCAATCTTCTCGTGTCGTCAGTCGTGTTGGTTTGGTGTTTGGTGTTACTTGCGTCTCGGTCTCGTATGAGGGAGGAAGCGTCTTAAGTTTAGATCTGACtaacaattgtaatttataattacaatattaaagtaCCCATTTTTCTGCAGCTATTCAGAGTAAGTAATTTTTCACCAATTTGAATAAGtagattatttatcttttaatttcatgttttatttttttgttataaaattatataaatagtaaatctTACTTTGAGGTTAGATGTTATTGttctttattgtttgtttattgagtGTTGGTCTTTCTAAGTTTTCAGTTAATCTAATTATACAGTTGGATTTAATACTTACTTTGGTGAATAATGTCCATTAGACCGTTTTTACAAGAATTCTTGATATTTTTGGATAGTAGCTGGATAGACTTAATAAGCAGTCTATATGTTTGTTAtttggttgttttgtttttatggaagGTTTTGATTGTTTTATCAATAAGTAATtcctattacaatttttttaactcaacatAGGCTATGACTTcaacatattaataaatgtaataatattaaatgtaaacaaacagagagAAGGTACTATTTTTTGGCGAATTTGAAAATAGCGATGAATAGGCCAATAAGATAGAAGgttcatttatattaaatgtaaatgtttaaccaaattattaataataataacaataacaaacattttatcgatatttattaacattaagttGTGTTATCAATCTcaatattgaatatacattttttaattaaacataattgggTAGcctactttgggattataccgaccacacccagacatgaatcgtaatttgacattttgcttctatctgattactagattagcgtagaacaatattggttgcttcatttttttattattttaaatatatttattcttgaaagtacaatttattggaagtacaaaaacacaatttaaattttaaaatattttttcagctGATGGCGGTCATTTTTCATTGTTTGAGCGCTTAACTTATTTCCAGGGATTTCAGAGCTCTgcactaaattaaatatttcagctTCTATTCATCTTGGACCATGGCTGCAgaataataagaggccaccaccacaatagaatcatagtatatccttaaaaacagtaaaaattaactaaatgttaaactgttttgtttgttacatttttatagataCACACGTAATTCGTGTCAgcatttttgttatatagtttagataatcataaatatgattctatcgTGGTGGTgacctcttattatactgtagccctaAATATATACATCTAAATACCTGTTCAAAGTTTAACGCAACGAGATTACAAAAAtggattttcaaacatatttttatacaagaagACACATGactatttgtttgttattttattatctaatagAAGTAGGTGGGTATGTCAAATTATGAAAGTTTCAAGCTGTTGACTTTGCacagggttttaaaataaaaatttccattgtatactttattttcaaatttatttttatccttatcGTGGATGAGATTTGTGTTGTTAAGCTACTGTTATCATTCCagtgaacaaaacaatataaggttttaggGTATGAAAATAATGCTTTCAGTTCTaaattattcaatgatttttcACAAAAACAAAGAGTCATATCATCtgcatattgaattaaatttccaGATGTTAAGGATGAATTTGTAGTAATTTAAATGCAATAGATATAATATGGGAATAAGAAGCGAGCCCTGAGTGACACCAGGTTCTAATTTAAGTGGAGGTCATAACTTTCCCTCATTTTCCACTTGTTGAATTCTATTTGCTAGGTATGATTTTAGCCACTTCTGTGGCATTCCACATATACTATAGCTTTAAAGAATGGTCCAAAGGATCTGATGATTTATGCAATTAAACTCTTTCAATAGATAGCTAGGAAGATGCCAATTGTATGTTGGTGTGTATCCAACCATTTAGCTACACTATTATATTAACTCCATTAAGAGTTATGCAGCATCACTGGTTGACTTTCCTTACCTGAACCCAAATTGAAACCTTGATAAGATTTTCTAAATATCTCAacgattgattataaaataatttttcaaaagttttttgaGTGCAGGTAAAATAGAAACAGGACAATAATTTGTAGCTTCCTTTGGCTCTCCTTTTTTGAATATTCTGATAACTTTTTGAGTATTTTAGGGATCcagggaaaactcctgtttgaaagaaaatatgtattaatttagttaaaGGATTCAATAATATGTCTTGAGCGCTCTTTAAGCAGCCACATTGAAATCTTTTAACTTTAAGGTTTGAATAGTTGATGTCAAGTCTGATGGTGTCACTGGTATCCATAACATTGATGAAACTGGATGGGTATTTTGGCCATATTcacattataattacattttttctatgatatatataaaaaaaaaactgatttgaaGCAATTTACTATAGATAGTGAAGGCTCATTAATTTCAGTTCTATCAACTGAGTTGAATAGACGAAGATGAAACATTTTTCTCGTTATTTGTTATAACCCTTAAATTTGCATGCTTTTGCTGCTCTAATTTACTGTACGGTAAATAAATAGTACTGGTAGGCCTATATTTGTTTTTacgattttaaaaacttttttgattgTGTTCTCTTTGTGGTTTTGCTTGTTTGTGgtacattttcaatgttttcctTAATACTAGGATGCTTTTAATTATCCATTTACTCCTTTTAGAaattttggtaattctaagcaatatatgggtcaacctcgatttttctcatattgcaatataatgttccaatagtcaattagaaaaggaaatgactagaatttcttgccggaaagcagttatagggagcaggcaaccgccagacggtcatatattgcttagagttacctattagtgatcaggggcactgacgtgatctgggcttcaaatttggaacaaCTATTTGTGttaattctttttctaaaagagcaagcagcgcgaagcgctgcgcagcgggcaggcatcgtgcgtgatcctttttttttattaaaaatttctgataaattgttattacatattacaatataatgtaggtaatgtatgtaaaacaattttaaacacataattacatgctggaaagcaaagtaaaccaatataatccgcccaatacaaaatctccgtaaaaatctggtaaaggatctgtgtcattcctttggccagaatcaattcagtatagacgaagatcacgcacgatgctcgcccgctgcgcagcgcttcgcgctgcttgctcttttacaaaaaaaaaataactcgagtagttccaaatttgaagcccagatcacgtcagtgcccctgatcactaataggtaattcttgcggttgcctgctccctataactgctgtccagcaagaaattctagtcatttccttttctaattgactattggaacattatattgtaatatgagttgcctgctctctataactgctttccggcaagaaattctagtcatttccttttctaattgactattggaacattatattgtaatatgagaaaaatcgaggttgacccatatattgcttagaattaccgaaaTTTTTCTAACTGTATAAGTTTGAAAGGGACAACAtctattaatatacatatttttggacgaggcctttcgaaaccaaaggtttcatcttcaggcaactccacaaataaattaatatttacacattgtttgttacaattaatattaaaataacatatggtgtaaaaatgtaaatacaaaacttttggaaatatttcagccagtatgaaaaattagatttgactagagtttaatttttgaataattaattgaataataataaataattaaccaaaatataaacaagttggaaaaaagtagtgtttttattaacatttagtaatatttaaagtattttccaactgctccaagagtctacaatctATTAATGTGTTCTAAGAAACAAAATCGGAAACTATTGTACTGTTCCTCGATTTTTCTGAACATCCAAGAAACCCCATATCCATGCTGCAGAGTTTTTATTCTAAAcggtttagtataaaatatagctgAATTCCGATACTAGTTATTATTAAAGGTCTTTTTTTAACGATCAGCTCGGACAGAGCGGTTATCGATTCAGAGGGTCACTATCAGCTCAGCCGCTGTTACTTGAAGAGTaagttaaaatgtattcatttggGGTTTTATAGTCTCTCAATCAAATACAGAATtactgtagtatatatatatatatatatttttttttttttaaatattgtttttaataatttgttgcaGATGTGGCCATTCAGTTAAGAAACAACAGTCACCGTTAACAAATTCCTGATATTGAGGTAAGTGGTAAGCATTGAAGAAATATTGTCATTCAGGTCAAGAATCGGAGAGCAAATGCTTAATGTTACTAGAACCACCAACACAAGACAGAGAGACGAATTGGCTACTCCTTCTCATTGATTGGCacttaaaaaaaaccacaatatGCTGGAATtaacttttacaagaaaatacctgaaaatataaaatcaaaaacttctttttcaaaatttaaaaataaactaaaaatgtaaataaaacccTTTATTCATTCAATGGACTGTGAGGATAATGTACCGTGTAgtctattttaatttagtaaaagataaaaaatacatgGTCTTAATTTGTGAGTTTTTGACACCATTCAATTGTATTCATGTAATACagtatgaataaagaatattttaattttatttcttggttGGCGAGTCGATGGGTGGTATTAGAGACAAGTAGTGAATACCTGAAATGAACTGGGCTGAATTACAAGCTTAAATTGGGAATAGGTTGAAAAAATATCTTCACACATTTTTAGAATAGCTTAAGATGATTAGGTTATATATGACTTGGTTGTTCACAGTACCTTCTAGGAGGAGTTATTTTCTGTGGAATTGGCAAAATGGTAAATCACCATTTTAACGATTTGTCGGTTGGAAGACTGGTTTATGCTTTGTGTAATACAGCACCACATTATAGTGTAGGTGGGGACTGTCAAAGACTTGCTTGCTCTTtcagttttagtaaatatacttAGGTTTCttatatagttttaaactgatttatttattacactgcACAAAAAGTAGCTGTATTTGACACTAACGTCGGTACATAGAGTGATGGATTTTCATTACCTCATAGCAGAGATCTGAAAAAATCAGCTGGTGCACAATTCAAGTTTTTCAGTGCGCTAACCTTTATTTCGTTATTGTTCCAGTAGAAAGTAAATGCACAAATCAAACCTGTTTTCGACATGTAAACATGATAGTAAAACTATGTTGAGTTATtatgtaatcaaaattaaataaaacttttaagttttcatttttttctgtgtgataaaaaccatttttaaccaAACGGAGCAGAAGTATCTTTAGGCGTTTAATCATATTTCCAACCTTTTCTCCAACTGATTTGTAAAATATGACTGTCCACTAAACACAACCACTTTGTTATGTGAAAGTAAACAGTAAGTAaccaacaatattattatttaattcgtGTCATGAAGTTTTCCACAAGAAGGTAGTGATCGGTACCTCATGAGCAAACTGATTTACTGATCTAGCTTACTCAGTGAGCTGTGACACTCTGATCCATCTTAGACTTACAGATCCTCTGATATGACCCCTAACCTCCTCAGACCCATGCAATGAtggctgaaaatatttaaatagtaaatccAAACTGCCACTAATGCAAAGACAAATAAATAGAAGAAGACTTGAAAGGTCCACCTCCTAATCCTTTTAGAGATTCTGTAAAGCTTGATCAGACAATCTAAGAGATCGATTCCTTCCATGTTGACGTTATAGCTTCTAATGAAAGGTTGATGGCTAACATCACCATAGACTTTGTCCTTTTTTTATTCCATCTGCGACAAATACCAGGTGGAAAAGTGCCTTCACTTGACGAAGCTACTATTACTGGTTTGTTATCGTACCACTTTATCACACAAACATGTTCagcatattttacaatttgattcCAACATTCCCGTCCTGCTTTCAGCAATTCAGCATTTTATCTGTACGTAATTTCATTTGGGATTCTCCTACGATCCAAAGTTCTAGTGGCTTGCATTAATCTTTCAGAATGGAGCAAATCAATTGGGGAAACAAGAACTAAAGTAATGATCTATGTACAAAGTGGTGCCTGCATTGAGAGTTTCAGTTGATCGCGTTACAACCTCGTCTTCTATATTCAAATCTGTACAGGCAGGATCTTCTGTAATACTGTCACCAGCGCCAAAATTTTACAAACCACATGGATTTGGTTTTCTTCGTACTACCTGATGGGAAGGACTACTACCTCAGAAGTGAATCATCTGCTCACCAATTGAGATTTTAGAAGGTCTAGGGTTGGCAAGACAAGCTTGTCTGACAGTGTCAATTGAAGGCTGTACCTTtcccaaaatttatttttttctcctaTAGTCTCAACAGAAATTAAAGCATCATCAACCAGTTTGAGGAGAAAGGTACTACTCGTTTCACAGGTTATAGGTACTCTTGTTGTCAAAGCAATTacctgtaattatatattttcatccGGCACATGCTCAGGTGCTGGTGGCAAAGTTACAAAGAATTCCTTTTGCTTACAAATGATTCTCCTTGGCCTGGGTGTCTCTCCTATTAAATATGGGGGTGTAGGTGGCTGTAAATCATCCTCCTCCACAGATCATTTTCATACTCTGGCTCTTGAAAGTGTGGAGATACAAATGTAGGAACAGCATTGTGTATCATCAGAGTCGTAATCCTCGAGGTTGGAAACATTGGACATAAAATCATAcgtaaatgaaacaaaatgtacaataaatagcttaaagtttgtaatttaatgttaaaactgtaCACAATATAGTCCTTTTTATCTCTGACCATTGAAGATTAAAAGCCCAATGTAGCGAATACACTACAACTCAGAAAAACATAAGTCGAAGCTAAAGAACCCAGTGTAGCGAATACGCTACATCATAATTAAACTATAcacaacaaattaattaaaataaaatgtgttagaTCTGAATGAACTGGTATGATTCAAGAAAACCCTTCGGAACTATTTGGAAGTTTATCGCTGTTATAATACGTAGTTATGATGAATAGACAGATTGTATTTTCATGAAGTACAGAGTTTATTGTTTCCAACAGATCAAGTTAGCCTGAAATACATTGGAAGTTGTAaacttaattaacaattaaaactgAATTGACAATAACACATtggtttaaaagatttttgaaacGTATTCtcaatactaaaaaacaaaacgtaatcaacatttataatatataagattatataatgtaaaattatagatttcaaaGTTAGTACAAGTTTGTGAAGTCATGtgactaaatattataatttcagaaAGCAATATGTCAACGTtcatattaaattcataaaatgagCTGTGAGATCAGTGATATGAATGATCTGAAGATCCACATTTCAATGATCTGAACTCACTTCAAATAGCCATTCTTCTCATCACTACAAGAAGGtggacaaaataatttttcatttattattttgatactttATCTGGTTTACTTCCTTGAGAGAGCACTTAAGAAGGGTAAATGATAAGGTTTTTGTCAACTGATGAGTGTAGTAATCTGAACTGATCCTTGCTCTGATTTTGATACTTTATCTGGTTTACTTCCTTTAGAAAGTACTTAAGAAGGGTAAAGGATAAGGTTTTTGTCAACTGATGAGTGTAGTAATCTGAACTGATCCTTGCTCTGATTTTGATACTTTATCTGGTTTACTTCCTTGAGAGAGCACTTAAGAAGGGTAAAGGATAAGGTTTTTGTCAACTGATGAGTGTAGTAATCTGAACTGATCCTTGCTCTGATTTTGATACTTTATCTGGTTTACTTCCTTGAGAGAGCACTTAAGAAGGGTAAAGGATAAGGTTTTTGTCAACTGATGAGTGTAGTAATCTGAACTGATCCTTGCTCTGATTTTGATACTTTATCTGGTTTACTTCCTTGAGAGAGCACTTAAGAAGGGTAAAGGATAAGGTTTTTGTCAACTGATGGAGTGTAGTAATCTGAACTGATCCTTGCTCTGATTTTGATACTTTATCTGGTTTACTTCCTTGAGAGAGCACTTAAGAAGGGTAAAGGATAAGGTTTTTGTCAACTGATGAGTGTAGTAATCTGAACTGATCCTTGCTCTGATTTTGATACTTTATCTGGTTTACTTCCTTGAGAGAGCACTTAAGAAGGGTAAAGGATAAGGTTTTTGTCAACTGATGAGTCTAGTAATCTGAACTGATCCTTGCTCTGATTTTGATACTTTATCTGGTTTACTTCCTTGAGAGAGCACTTTAGAAGGGTAAAGGATAAGGTTTTTGTCAACTGATGAGTGTAGTAATCTGAACTGATCCTTGCTCTGTTTACACAAACCAACTTCTTATCTCGCATGCCCAAAGTTCATGAAATACCAGATGCTTAGTGGTTGTTGTTCGTAGATCTGGTAATCTTTGTTCAAATACCACAGTGACAGTAATATTATTGGTGTTATTTTGCAATAGCaatatattgttatgttactCTGAGCTCTGTCTTTTGCTCTAATCTCGTGTGTTATGTAAACGTTGTAATGTCGATATTCTGATTTAATCTTGTGTTTTATGTAAACGTTGTAATGTTGATATTCTGATTTAATCTTGTGTGTTGTAATGTTGATATTCTGATTTAATCTTGTGTGTTATGTAAACGTTGTATTATTGATATTATGATTTTTAGCACTTTACTTTATTACCTAcaaaaacttttatcacttttcaGTGCCATTATCAAAGTCTTGcagttaaaaacacaataaaaaaatgttaaaaaaccaaGTTCTGAGGAAGTTGATTGCTTTGCTGTAGAGATCTTCCATGAGTAACGGATAAAATGTCTCAATAATGATTTACTCTTCTTTAGATTATAACTCATTTATACAAGTACATTAATAAAGTGatgaagttttaatttaagatgcaTTAATTTAGCCTGATTTAGCTCGGCAACCTTTTTATTGAATACTGTTACACTATACACCAATCATTAGATCgattcattgtttataaataattgaattgaatctTCTGCTCTtgtactttaaaacaaaactcGCATGAACACCTGTTTCATAAAACATTGCTTTGGGTATTTCTTTAAGTGATtctttaagttaattacagtttATACCATATTTAACTAAATGAATTTAGGATCCTTTTAGGACTACAAGCGGAGGCAACCGTCTATTTCCCTCAAGACAAAAAAACCTAAATGAATTTTaggtttaactttaaaatgtattaaaccgTAACAATGTCagcaaaaaacaatttaattaatgattttaattcaactttttttgtttgtttcaggtTTGCCACTGACAGCAAGTGGAAGTCAAGTGAGCCAGAATATTAGGTTTACACTAAGATTTTTTACCTGGGAAGTCATTTATATTCCATTActaaatgacttttgtttacaaattcatcACTGGAAATTATGTTAACAACAATATGTACAATGGAATATACTTTGGCCATGTTGAGCGCATAAAAGAAATTATTGCCTCTTACGGATTTTCCCACGAACCCAAGTGGGAGGAAGGCTATGATTTGCTGATCGTGGCGATCGACAGCCAAAATATACATGTGGCCAAGTCCCTGGTGATGTTACAATGTAAATTGCAAAAAACTGAAATGGAAAATTCAAAAAGCTGCAAGCCACTTCTCCGTAGAGCAATAAGAAACGGAGATTGTGAGCTTGTAAGCATGCTGTTAGAACGCATCCCAAGCGAGATCTGGCTGGAGTACCCGCTGGTGCACTGGGCAGTATCCGAGGGCCGCAGGGATATGGTGAAGCTACTGCTACAGCGAGGAGTGGACATAGAGGCAAGAAACAAGGCAAGACAGACAGCCCTGCACTTGGCAGCTGTCGAAGGGCATGCGGACATCGTACAGGAGCTGGTAATGTCCGGTGCTGACATCGAGAGCCGAGACtatggtggaagaaccagtctttTTATGGCGGTATCAGCCGGTCATCTAGATGTGGTGAAAGAGTTGTTGGTACAGGAAGCCAACACTTCCTGTAAATTCAACGGGTTAACTCCTATGTACGTTGCTGTCAGTAAGGGCTATACAGAGATATTTATGGAGCTTTTGGAATTTGGAGCGGACTTCGAGGGGACAGATGACTTTGGACAGACTCCCTTACATATTGCTTGTTTGAAGAATAGAGCATCTATAGTTTCCATCCTTCTGGAAGCTGGTGCCAACGTGAATGTGGTGGATGCCAGAGGAATGGTCCCTGGTAGTGCCGTTTTCGGACCCACGGATTTCCATCCAAATTACAACATGTCATTGGTGCCAATGATGCTTGCAAAGCAGTTCACAGCACTCAAAGCAgctggtttatttttaaacgaagAAAATGAAATAGTGTTCGGGGAAATGTACGAAGACTTATTCTTCAGACTCTCGGACAATCGTATCGTAACCGTCGACGGATTTTTAAATGAAGTCATGGAGTGCTGCAAAGCAGAAGTCTTGAAAATGAAAGAAGTCAGGTGTGGAAATGCTTTCTCAGTCTACAGCATTTTCCGAAGAATTCAGGAGCCAACACCAACAGCTACACTTAAGGAAATTGAATTCTTGGAGACACTTAATTTGGAAGAGGAATTCcctaactataaaaatattttaaaaagattcatAGCCAGGGTAAAAGAGAGAAAGGGCCTATTATCATCAGGTGAAGAGTGGCTTTCATTGTTTCTCAACTACAGCGGACACACACTTCCAATTATTCCTCCAGAGGTAAAGCTAATCATATTGTCCTATCTGAAAAATGAGGATTTGAAGCAACTTAACGTCTGTGGCAAACAACTGTTCAGTTAGAAAAATAAGGTAAGTAACTGTACAATAATGTCATACAATAtcagtaatgtaaataataatgtaatgtgtgtgtatgtgtatgtgtgtgtgtataagtATGTAGTATgtttaatatcatataaaaagatttttaatccTCAACCTTAAATTCATTCCTGTGCTGGTGACACTGTGTAGTCAATGTTCCTAACATGTAAccttttaactaatttttagaatatatgaaGGATGGAGATGGGATAAAGCAAAAGCAAATGTATTTCCGTGTGAGAATCTAACATTCAGTGACAAAGTTAAGGAGTCAAGATAAGCGATGATCAATGACCGTGACCATCTCTAGTATTCAATCCCAGTCTCAGATGGTGGATTACTTCTGTGTATttgcttttgaaaaattttggaaCTGTTAATTCAACGCTGACTTTCTCCACGAAATCatgttattttgtaagtaattcaGGAGAAACATGTTCAATTTCATGTCGATCCTTCTCGATAACATCAAGGACTACACCAATATGTTTCC
This genomic stretch from Homalodisca vitripennis isolate AUS2020 chromosome 6, UT_GWSS_2.1, whole genome shotgun sequence harbors:
- the LOC124364187 gene encoding putative ankyrin repeat protein RF_0381 translates to MTFVYKFITGNYVNNNMYNGIYFGHVERIKEIIASYGFSHEPKWEEGYDLLIVAIDSQNIHVAKSLVMLQCKLQKTEMENSKSCKPLLRRAIRNGDCELVSMLLERIPSEIWLEYPLVHWAVSEGRRDMVKLLLQRGVDIEARNKARQTALHLAAVEGHADIVQELVMSGADIESRDYGGRTSLFMAVSAGHLDVVKELLVQEANTSCKFNGLTPMYVAVSKGYTEIFMELLEFGADFEGTDDFGQTPLHIACLKNRASIVSILLEAGANVNVVDARGMVPGSAVFGPTDFHPNYNMSLVPMMLAKQFTALKAAGLFLNEENEIVFGEMYEDLFFRLSDNRIVTVDGFLNEVMECCKAEVLKMKEVRCGNAFSVYSIFRRIQEPTPTATLKEIEFLETLNLEEEFPNYKNILKRFIARVKERKGLLSSGEEWLSLFLNYSGHTLPIIPPEVKLIILSYLKNEDLKQLNVCGKQLFS